A genomic stretch from Vanrija pseudolonga chromosome 6, complete sequence includes:
- the mpd2_1 gene encoding GYF domain-containing protein mpd2, translating into MSMHFAPQWAKPVKPTGSSLASNTEAPLQQRSTATAAAPASPFPALGQPRAASPTTAVTSNPPLSYSRVTHTPASPSYAGEGYFPYAGDAPNGGGDGGPPFRYSREQILAVWDEDKFKDRPIELVKMAESGGVLVSKDIVKPQGLRELSELEKRVTAPGRENAGPQQPNGRAGFGGFGRGEGGAFGGAKLSGSIAEGRQPGGLGGGFGGVGKRAPRRDGGAEDSARTSAASTWRPARTASGTFEGVLGFGGTGNAAPRPEATDPAADRLTNGKPEDDRSGWAAGQRKWRAAPQDDKLEVHAEEIRSESVIATASGTPLVERDAMLRESTPRPASAASSLPPQEREDLGAINWYYRDPNGQEQGPFTGTQMHEWYSHSYFKDDLPVRRQPETGYHTLAELKTATGNAVQPFLSSVRPPRLPPNLPIPIATLQASGAVGGLPSPSGLNDSFRNLNVHGVPPQPQFHQSPSFPAPYGQPQFNGAQAFLGGQQGWGQAPGPQSPARLNGAYGSIGGTQYAPYASPIGAPVPRADVFGGGQIGQAGGWGAPPINPAAAWQQSQVPVHAPAPIHHPAPVEQHPVPTHEPYFSPQEPTAPIPEPELETFAAEEQYEEEETVEEVEIEDDSYIDEEEVSHLVEEESFTEPELEPEVAESPKAAPASVWGQKTPKSASRKSSITTPASAAPAPLSNLPPAPASLSANPVAAKVEEPKPATPVAEKAAAAAPKPAPWADKPSHATGPSLREIQEAEARQADKRKQALADARAASSSPAPIVPSANDDHFPASLSWGLPQQGSKTAPAPVQPAASPAPAWGGASDGPKKTLKQIQEEEEKRSAKLAAQTRAAQAAVSGPSVAKRGYADLAANSAASAAAAQAAAAAGWTTVGTSGKASVAPPKPAVAAPKPVAATVVKPINPIVASKATKPNGASKLGDEQPTIEFIRWTKQALTGLRTDVNVDEFIQMLLQFPVDPPASSRADVLEIIADSVYAASSTLDGRHFAQEFFTRRKADAARSAAAASAARPVQKIASLADVVKTQPKPVAADAGFKVVKTKKGRKL; encoded by the exons ATGTCCATGCACTTTGCTCCCCAGTGGGCCAAGCCCGTCAAGCCTACCGGCTCGTCTCTGGCGTCCAACACCGAGGCTCCTCTTCAGCAgcggtcgacggcgacagctGCAGCTCCGGCCTCTCCCTTCCCTGCCCTTGGCCAACCCCGCGCGGCTTCGCCTACCACAGCCGTCACGTCAAACCCGCCTCTCTCCTACTCGCGCGtcacccacacccccgcgTCCCCTTCGTACGCTGGCGAGGGCTACTTCCCCTATGCAGGAGACGCGCCTaacggcgggggcgacggcggcccgCCCTTCCGCTACAGTCGCGAGCAGATCCTGGCCGTCTGGGATGAGGACAAGTTCAAGGACCGTCCTATCGAGCTCGTGAAGATGGCCGAGAGTGGTGGCGTTCTCGTCAGCAAGGACATTGTCAAGCCCCAGGGACTTCGCGAGCTGTCCGAGCTGGAGAAGAGAGTGA CTGCCCCTGGCAGGGAGAATGCTGGCCCGCAGCAGCCGAATGGCCGTGCAGGCTTTGGAGGCTTCGGCCGCGGCGAAGGTGGTGCCTTCGGCGGTGCCAAGCTCTCTGGATCCATTGCCGAGGGCCGTCAGCCCGGTGGTCTCGGAGGCGGCTTTGGTGGCGTGGGGAAGCGTGCGCCCCGTCGTGACGGTGGTGCTGAAG ACTCTGCACGTACTTCAGCCGCATCCACATGGCGGCCTGCCCGCACCGCGTCTGGCACCTTTGAAGGTGTTTTGGGTTTCGGTGGGACTGGAAACGCTGCGCCTCGCCCCGAGGCCACAGATCCCGCCGCGGACCGCCTGACCAATGGCAAACCAGAGGACGATCGTTCCGGCTGGGCCGCCGGGCAGCGCAAGTGGCGCGCTGCTCCGCaggacgacaagctcgaggttCACGCCGAGGAGATTCGCTCCGAGTCTGTCATCGCCACTGCCTCGGGCACGCCGCTGGTCGAGAGAGACGCCATGCTTCGCGAGTCGacccctcgccccgcctccgctgcatcgtcgctgccgccacaGGAGCGtgaggacctcggcgccatcaacTGGTACTACCGCGATCCGAACGGTCAGGAGCAGGGCCCCTTTACTGGCACCCAGATGCACGAGTGGTACTCGCACTCGTACTTCAAGGATGACCTGCCCGTTCGCCGCCAGCCTGAGACTGGGTACCACACCTTGGCCGAGCTCAAGACCGCGACCGGCAACGCTGTTCAGCCATTCCTCTCATCTgtccgccctcctcgcctcccGCCCAACCTCCCCATTCCCATCGCCACCCTCCAGGCCTCCGGTGCCGTTGGTggcctcccctcccccagcGGCCTGAACGACTCGTTCCGCAACCTCAACGTTCACGGCGTACCCCCTCAGCCCCAGTTCCACCAGAGCCCTTCGTTCCCTGCCCCGTACGGCCAGCCCCAGTTCAACGGTGCGCAGGCTTTCCTTGGAGGCCAGCAGGGCTGGGGCCAGGCTCCTGGACCTCAGAGCCCTGCCCGGCTCAACGGCGCTTACGGCTCCATCGGCGGTACTCAGTACGCGCCGTACGCCAGCCCGATCGGTGCCCCAGTGCCTCGTGCCGACGTCTTTGGCGGTGGCCAGATCGGTCAGGCCGGCGGCTGGGGTGCCCCGCCTATCAACCCCGCTGCCGCTTGGCAGCAGTCCCAGGTGCCCGTCCACGCGCCCGCTCCGATCCACCACCCTGCTCCGGTTGAGCAGCACCCAGTCCCCACTCACGAGCCGTACTTCTCGCCCCAGGAGCCTACGGCTCCCATCCCCGAGCCTGAGCTGGAGAccttcgccgccgaggagcagtacgaggaggaggagactgtcgaggaggttgagaTTGAGGATGACTCGTacattgacgaggaggaggtgtcTCAcctggtggaggaggagagcttcaccgagcccgagctcgagcccgaggtcgccgagtcgccaaaggccgcccccgcctcggTTTGGGGTCAGAAGACCCCCAAGTCGGCCAGCCGCAAGTCATCGATCACCACGCCCGCTTCAGCTGCCCCTGCACCCCTTTCCAACCTtccccctgcccctgcctCGCTCTCCGCCAATCCCGTTGCCGCCAAGGTTGAGgagcccaagcccgccaCCCCCGttgccgagaaggccgctgccgccgcccccaagCCCGCGCCGTGGGCCGACAAGCCCTCTCACGCTACCGGTCCCTCGCTTCGCGAGATtcaggaggccgaggcccgcCAGGCTGACAAGCGCaagcaggcgctcgccgacgctcgtgccgcctcgtcgtcgcctgctcCCATTGTCCCCtcggccaacgacgaccactTCCCGGCGTCGCTTTCGTGGGGCCTCCCCCAGCAGGGTTCGAAGACCGCCCCCGCTCCTGTTCAGCCGGCTGCCTCGCCCGCTCCCGCTTGGGGCGGTGCCAGTGACGGCCCGAAGAAGACGCTCAAGCAGATtcaggaggaggaggagaagcgcaGTGCCAAGCTGGCTGCTCAGACCCGCGCCGCTCAGGCTGCCGTCAGCGGCCCATCGGTCGCCAAGCGTGGCTatgccgacctcgccgccaactcggccgcgtcggctgcggctgcccaggccgctgccgccgctggctggaCCACGGTTGGCACCAGCGGCAAGGCTTCCGTTGCCCCTCCCAagcccgccgtcgctgcccccAAGCCCGTCGCTGCTACTGTCGTCAAGCCCATCAACCCTATCGTTGCATCCAAGGCGACCAAGCCCAACGGTGcctccaagctcggcgacgagcagccgACGATCGAGTTTATCCGCTGGACCAAGCAGGCTCTGACTGGTCTCCGCACGGATGTCAACGTCGACGAGTTTATCCAGATGCTGCTCCAGTTCCCTGTCGACCCTCCTGCGTCGTCCCGtgccgacgtgctcgagatCATTGCCGACTCGGTCtacgccgcgtcgtcgacgctggATGGCCGCCACTTTGCCCAGGAGTTCTTCACTCGCCGCAAGGCTGATGCGGCCCGCAGCGCGGCAGCTGCgagcgccgctcgccccgtGCAGAAGATTGCCTCGCTGGCAGATGTCGTCAAGACTCAGCCCAAGCCTGTCGCCGCGGACGCTGGCTTCAAGGTTGTCAAGACGAAGAAGGGAAGGAAGCTTTAG
- the mpd2_1 gene encoding GYF domain-containing protein mpd2, with protein sequence MSMHFAPQWAKPVKPTGSSLASNTEAPLQQRSTATAAAPASPFPALGQPRAASPTTAVTSNPPLSYSRVTHTPASPSYAGEGYFPYAGDAPNGGGDGGPPFRYSREQILAVWDEDKFKDRPIELVKMAESGGVLVSKDIVKPQGLRELSELEKRLLTTSVHPPIPTRRPQQHNNNNNTNNASDNSAPGARRGSAAPGRENAGPQQPNGRAGFGGFGRGEGGAFGGAKLSGSIAEGRQPGGLGGGFGGVGKRAPRRDGGAEDSARTSAASTWRPARTASGTFEGVLGFGGTGNAAPRPEATDPAADRLTNGKPEDDRSGWAAGQRKWRAAPQDDKLEVHAEEIRSESVIATASGTPLVERDAMLRESTPRPASAASSLPPQEREDLGAINWYYRDPNGQEQGPFTGTQMHEWYSHSYFKDDLPVRRQPETGYHTLAELKTATGNAVQPFLSSVRPPRLPPNLPIPIATLQASGAVGGLPSPSGLNDSFRNLNVHGVPPQPQFHQSPSFPAPYGQPQFNGAQAFLGGQQGWGQAPGPQSPARLNGAYGSIGGTQYAPYASPIGAPVPRADVFGGGQIGQAGGWGAPPINPAAAWQQSQVPVHAPAPIHHPAPVEQHPVPTHEPYFSPQEPTAPIPEPELETFAAEEQYEEEETVEEVEIEDDSYIDEEEVSHLVEEESFTEPELEPEVAESPKAAPASVWGQKTPKSASRKSSITTPASAAPAPLSNLPPAPASLSANPVAAKVEEPKPATPVAEKAAAAAPKPAPWADKPSHATGPSLREIQEAEARQADKRKQALADARAASSSPAPIVPSANDDHFPASLSWGLPQQGSKTAPAPVQPAASPAPAWGGASDGPKKTLKQIQEEEEKRSAKLAAQTRAAQAAVSGPSVAKRGYADLAANSAASAAAAQAAAAAGWTTVGTSGKASVAPPKPAVAAPKPVAATVVKPINPIVASKATKPNGASKLGDEQPTIEFIRWTKQALTGLRTDVNVDEFIQMLLQFPVDPPASSRADVLEIIADSVYAASSTLDGRHFAQEFFTRRKADAARSAAAASAARPVQKIASLADVVKTQPKPVAADAGFKVVKTKKGRKL encoded by the exons ATGTCCATGCACTTTGCTCCCCAGTGGGCCAAGCCCGTCAAGCCTACCGGCTCGTCTCTGGCGTCCAACACCGAGGCTCCTCTTCAGCAgcggtcgacggcgacagctGCAGCTCCGGCCTCTCCCTTCCCTGCCCTTGGCCAACCCCGCGCGGCTTCGCCTACCACAGCCGTCACGTCAAACCCGCCTCTCTCCTACTCGCGCGtcacccacacccccgcgTCCCCTTCGTACGCTGGCGAGGGCTACTTCCCCTATGCAGGAGACGCGCCTaacggcgggggcgacggcggcccgCCCTTCCGCTACAGTCGCGAGCAGATCCTGGCCGTCTGGGATGAGGACAAGTTCAAGGACCGTCCTATCGAGCTCGTGAAGATGGCCGAGAGTGGTGGCGTTCTCGTCAGCAAGGACATTGTCAAGCCCCAGGGACTTCGCGAGCTGTCCGAGCTGGAGAAGAGA CTCTTGACCACGTCTGTTCACCCGCCGATTCCTACTCGCCGTCCACAGCagcacaacaacaacaacaacaccaacaaCGCGTCCGATAATTCTGCCCCTGGAGCGCGCCGTGGTTCAGCTGCCCCTGGCAGGGAGAATGCTGGCCCGCAGCAGCCGAATGGCCGTGCAGGCTTTGGAGGCTTCGGCCGCGGCGAAGGTGGTGCCTTCGGCGGTGCCAAGCTCTCTGGATCCATTGCCGAGGGCCGTCAGCCCGGTGGTCTCGGAGGCGGCTTTGGTGGCGTGGGGAAGCGTGCGCCCCGTCGTGACGGTGGTGCTGAAG ACTCTGCACGTACTTCAGCCGCATCCACATGGCGGCCTGCCCGCACCGCGTCTGGCACCTTTGAAGGTGTTTTGGGTTTCGGTGGGACTGGAAACGCTGCGCCTCGCCCCGAGGCCACAGATCCCGCCGCGGACCGCCTGACCAATGGCAAACCAGAGGACGATCGTTCCGGCTGGGCCGCCGGGCAGCGCAAGTGGCGCGCTGCTCCGCaggacgacaagctcgaggttCACGCCGAGGAGATTCGCTCCGAGTCTGTCATCGCCACTGCCTCGGGCACGCCGCTGGTCGAGAGAGACGCCATGCTTCGCGAGTCGacccctcgccccgcctccgctgcatcgtcgctgccgccacaGGAGCGtgaggacctcggcgccatcaacTGGTACTACCGCGATCCGAACGGTCAGGAGCAGGGCCCCTTTACTGGCACCCAGATGCACGAGTGGTACTCGCACTCGTACTTCAAGGATGACCTGCCCGTTCGCCGCCAGCCTGAGACTGGGTACCACACCTTGGCCGAGCTCAAGACCGCGACCGGCAACGCTGTTCAGCCATTCCTCTCATCTgtccgccctcctcgcctcccGCCCAACCTCCCCATTCCCATCGCCACCCTCCAGGCCTCCGGTGCCGTTGGTggcctcccctcccccagcGGCCTGAACGACTCGTTCCGCAACCTCAACGTTCACGGCGTACCCCCTCAGCCCCAGTTCCACCAGAGCCCTTCGTTCCCTGCCCCGTACGGCCAGCCCCAGTTCAACGGTGCGCAGGCTTTCCTTGGAGGCCAGCAGGGCTGGGGCCAGGCTCCTGGACCTCAGAGCCCTGCCCGGCTCAACGGCGCTTACGGCTCCATCGGCGGTACTCAGTACGCGCCGTACGCCAGCCCGATCGGTGCCCCAGTGCCTCGTGCCGACGTCTTTGGCGGTGGCCAGATCGGTCAGGCCGGCGGCTGGGGTGCCCCGCCTATCAACCCCGCTGCCGCTTGGCAGCAGTCCCAGGTGCCCGTCCACGCGCCCGCTCCGATCCACCACCCTGCTCCGGTTGAGCAGCACCCAGTCCCCACTCACGAGCCGTACTTCTCGCCCCAGGAGCCTACGGCTCCCATCCCCGAGCCTGAGCTGGAGAccttcgccgccgaggagcagtacgaggaggaggagactgtcgaggaggttgagaTTGAGGATGACTCGTacattgacgaggaggaggtgtcTCAcctggtggaggaggagagcttcaccgagcccgagctcgagcccgaggtcgccgagtcgccaaaggccgcccccgcctcggTTTGGGGTCAGAAGACCCCCAAGTCGGCCAGCCGCAAGTCATCGATCACCACGCCCGCTTCAGCTGCCCCTGCACCCCTTTCCAACCTtccccctgcccctgcctCGCTCTCCGCCAATCCCGTTGCCGCCAAGGTTGAGgagcccaagcccgccaCCCCCGttgccgagaaggccgctgccgccgcccccaagCCCGCGCCGTGGGCCGACAAGCCCTCTCACGCTACCGGTCCCTCGCTTCGCGAGATtcaggaggccgaggcccgcCAGGCTGACAAGCGCaagcaggcgctcgccgacgctcgtgccgcctcgtcgtcgcctgctcCCATTGTCCCCtcggccaacgacgaccactTCCCGGCGTCGCTTTCGTGGGGCCTCCCCCAGCAGGGTTCGAAGACCGCCCCCGCTCCTGTTCAGCCGGCTGCCTCGCCCGCTCCCGCTTGGGGCGGTGCCAGTGACGGCCCGAAGAAGACGCTCAAGCAGATtcaggaggaggaggagaagcgcaGTGCCAAGCTGGCTGCTCAGACCCGCGCCGCTCAGGCTGCCGTCAGCGGCCCATCGGTCGCCAAGCGTGGCTatgccgacctcgccgccaactcggccgcgtcggctgcggctgcccaggccgctgccgccgctggctggaCCACGGTTGGCACCAGCGGCAAGGCTTCCGTTGCCCCTCCCAagcccgccgtcgctgcccccAAGCCCGTCGCTGCTACTGTCGTCAAGCCCATCAACCCTATCGTTGCATCCAAGGCGACCAAGCCCAACGGTGcctccaagctcggcgacgagcagccgACGATCGAGTTTATCCGCTGGACCAAGCAGGCTCTGACTGGTCTCCGCACGGATGTCAACGTCGACGAGTTTATCCAGATGCTGCTCCAGTTCCCTGTCGACCCTCCTGCGTCGTCCCGtgccgacgtgctcgagatCATTGCCGACTCGGTCtacgccgcgtcgtcgacgctggATGGCCGCCACTTTGCCCAGGAGTTCTTCACTCGCCGCAAGGCTGATGCGGCCCGCAGCGCGGCAGCTGCgagcgccgctcgccccgtGCAGAAGATTGCCTCGCTGGCAGATGTCGTCAAGACTCAGCCCAAGCCTGTCGCCGCGGACGCTGGCTTCAAGGTTGTCAAGACGAAGAAGGGAAGGAAGCTTTAG
- the SPBPB2B2.09c gene encoding putative 2-dehydropantoate 2-reductase gives MRYHVLGIGSIGTLVAHHLRLSQPSAQVTLVVRNAEKFVKPSRATDGDITTGPTLHVAQNGGDTTTTTGYELDVSNPGRLPALAAAAAAGNAATVNAGGPIDSLVVCTKAPATSAAIAGLRSRISPSTVVALLQNGMGVYDELCAKFWPEPSTRPQIILGTTTHGVTPATPSQHGSVLHMSRPGQGAIKWGVVPDPRGEVDFENWLWGTHVGDLPALTPPPSPPLPLPQPPAGMGMTNLHATLTALLSMSSLSPSLLPMPHLYNELLLKLAVNATINPLTAILGGGYLRNGALHRSSPGNRLVQQSVKETSKILTAYLHNLAAPRTAAPEAVRLFSYPSVLDRVNSVISATRDNTSSMAGDVKNGQMTEIDYINKFLVSLGTRLNVPTPVHQMLTQMVKFKAEVGGLNKNLYPSVTGAVRRGEEGALEERRLSLEERRLALEERAVALREAKRDEDIAEKRTRRKLRRRIREDSEAAATLGLVTGSDSGSSLGSPSSSSARSQGEGGVSERV, from the exons ATGCGGTATCATGTG CTCGGCATCGGCTCAATAGGAaccctcgtcgcccaccaTCTCCGACTCTCGCAGCCATCAGCGCAGGTGACGCTCGTTGTGCGGAACGCGGAAAAGTTTGTCaagccgagtcgagcgaccGACGGGGATATCACTACTGGTCCGACACTGCACGTGGCGCAGAATGGCGGCgacacgaccacgacgacggggtaCGAGCTCGATGTGTCCAACCCGGGCCGACTGCCTGcgctcgcagccgccgcggcggcaggcaaCGCGGCAACTGTGAATGCCGGTGGGCCGATCGACTCGCTGGTTGTGTGCACCAAGGCGCCTGCGACCTCTGCGGCGATCGCGGGCCTGCGTTCGCGTATCAGCCCGAGCACAGTTGTTGCGCTGCTGCAGAACGGAATGGGCGTGTACGACGAGCTGTGCGCCAAGTTCTGGCCGGAGCCATCAACAAGGCCGCAGATTATCCtcgggacgacgacgcacggcgtcacccccgccacgccgagccagcACGGCTCGGTGCTCCACATGTCACGTCCTGGCCAAGGGGCCATCAAGTGGGGCGTTGTGCCAGATccccgcggcgaggtcgactttGAGAACTGGCTGTGGGGCAcgcacgtcggcgacctgcCGGCGCTGACACCGCCACCATCCCCGCCCCTCCCGCTGCCCCAACCGCCGGCCGGCATGGGGATGACAAACTTGCACGCGACGCTCACGGCGCTGctgtccatgtcgtcgttgtcgccctcgctccTCCCAATGCCGCACCTCTACAACGAGTTGCTTCTCAAGCTCGCTGTCAACGCGACGATCAACCCCCTCACGGCAATCCTCGGCGGAGGGTACCTGAGGAATGGCGCGCTGCACCGTTCTTCGCCCGGTAACCGCCTCGTCCAGCAGTCGGTCAAGGAGACGAGCAAGATCCTCACAGCGTACCTGCACAACCTGGCTGCCCCGCGCACCGCAGCCCCCGAAGCTGTGCGGCTCTTCTCCTACCCGAGCGTTCTGGACCGCGTCAACTCAGTGATTTCGGCTACGCGCGACAACACGAGCTCGATGGCTGGCGACGTCAAGAACGGCCAGATGACTGAGATTGACTATATCAACAAGTTTCTCGTGTCGCTCGGCACCCGGTTGAATGTCCCAACGCCAGTGCACCAGATGCTCACGCAGATGGTCAAgttcaaggccgaggtcggcgggcTCAACAAGAACTTGTACCCGTCCGTGACTGGTgctgtgcggcgcggcgaggagggcgccctcgaggagcgtCGCTTGAGTCTGGAGGAGCGCCGTCTCGCGCTTGAAGAGCGCGCGGtggcgctgcgcgaggccaagcgcgacgaggataTTGCAGAGAAGCGAACGAGGCGAAAGTTGAGGAGACGGATACGGGAAGACTCCGAGGCAGCTGCCACTCTCGGGTTGGTTACCGGCTCTGACTCTGGGTCGTCGCTTGgttcgccgtcgtcgtcttcggcgcGGTCTCAAGGGGAAGGGGGCGTTTCTGAACGGGTGTAA
- the tvp38 gene encoding Golgi apparatus membrane protein tvp38 yields MSSSSATTTTTTTTMASSASATLAKPPARSRSPTPGDHGGSSTTPRPSFTLHRIDTTTAASSSSWSAPDRRFSSSHSRHGSRAGSLDFQEKPRLLPIDIGAAHHHSHTHSHTHTPSPLASFPPAWSHPAESQLPPRSRPPLRRMVLTALRERLCGSKGGALGRGLIIGWVVTTLGFLAATAFWKGELFSALDELSKNLYEMGYQGLLVFGVLIFITTIPPLPLYSTLIVLSGYTFGVWYGFVASYIASLVGAVVVFVVSRTLLRDTVTKCLASSPTATSLLQIIPQNPHLLLLIRVAPYPYNLLNVVLASAPTLSLQTYTACTALSLCKLVLHTWIGAGIHDLSAAYNASPDGSNGGNSTQKEPSEDDLHRDRVKAGATWGGIALCILLFVYLTHIAKREIAKAQDEQRVVREEEVAFLTPLGEARDCDEEDSAC; encoded by the exons ATgtcatcatcatcagcaacaacaaccacaacaaccacaacaatggcgtcgtccgcctcggcgaccctCGCCAAACCCCCAGCGCGTAGCCGCTCGCCCACCCCCGGCGAccacggcggcagcagcacaacACCCCGCCCGTCATTCACCCTGCACAGGATAGACACGACTACGGCAGcatcgtcgagcagctggagcGCACCCGATCGCCGattctcgtcgtcgcactCGCGTCATGGATCGCGCGCCGGGAGTCTCGACTTTCAGGAGAAGCCTCGCCTTCTCCCTATAGAtatcggcgcggcgcaccacCACTCTCACACCCActcccacacccacaccccctcgccgctcgcctcaTTCCCCCCCGCATGGAGCCACCCAGCAGAATCGCAGCTCCCACCTCGCAGTCGCCCACCCCTCCGCAGAATGGTCCTCACGGCGCTACGCGAACGCCTCTGCGGTTCCAAGGGCGGTGCCCTCGGTCGCGGGCTCATCATCGGATGGGTCGTGACGACATTGggcttcctcgccgccactgcGTTCTGGAAGGGAGAGCTCTTCTCTG CCCTCGACGAACTGAGCAAGAACCTATACGAAATGGGCTACCAGGGCTTACTCGTATTCGGCGTGCTCATCTTCATCACAACTATCCCGCCCCTCCCACTATACTCTACGCTCATTGTGCTCTCGGGATACACTTTCGGCGTGTGGTACGGCTTTGTGGCAAGCTACATTGCATCACTGGTCGGTGCAGTCGTCGTGTTTGTCGTGTCGCGGACACTGCTGCGTGACACGGTGACCAAGTG CCTTGCCTCTTCCCCTACCGCCACCTCGCTTCTCCAGATCATCCCTCAGAACCCTCACCTGCTGCTCCTCATCCGAGTGGCCCCTTACCCCTATAACCTGCTCAACGTGGTGCTCGCATCTGCGCCCACGCTCTCACTGCAGACCTACACGGCGTGCACCGCTCTGTCGTTGTGTAAACTGGTTCTACACACATGGATCGGCGCCGGCATTCACGACctgtcggcggcgtacaATGCCTCGCCCGATggcagcaacggcggcaactCGACCCAAAAGGAACCGTCTGAAGACGACCTTCACCGCGACCgcgtcaaggccggcgcTACTTGGGGCGGCATTGCTCTGTGTATTCTTCTTTTCGTCTACCTCACCCACATTGCCAAGCGGGAGATTGCAAAGGCTCAGGACGAGCAGCGGGTGgtgagggaggaggaggtggccTTCCTTACACcgctgggcgaggcgcgcgactgTGATGAGGAGGACAGTGCGTGTTAG
- the ORAOV1 gene encoding Oral cancer-overexpressed protein 1, whose translation MTDIAMDGDDLFDGAINLESGFYETGYAEGHAHGQLHGLFEGRQLGQEKAWELWEEVGFYEGFAGVWCAKLASSSSRKEAKSLAHAQTLLGLITAFPATNPTPVPDAPLDNDTPELAAAREAAAAAAPDLPAMLSAIRARYRLLCTSLGTRPRLVTAAKDGTDGAGEGAGVVEGIEGPMKGVDTRQLRF comes from the exons aTGACCGACATCGCAATGGACGGTGATGACCTCTTCGACGGCGCGATCAACCTCGAGTCGGG GTTCTACGAGACGGGCTACGCCGAGGGCCACGCCCACGGCCAGCTGCACGGCCTGTTCGAGGGGAGGCAGCTGGGACAGGAGAAGGCGTGGGAGCtgtgggaggaggtggggtTCTACGAGGGGTTTGCGGGGGTGTGGTGCGCGaagctcgcgtcgtcgtcgtcgcgcaagGAGGCGAA GTCGCTCGCCCACGCGCagacgctcctcggcctgatCACCGCGTTCCCAGCGACAAACCCCACGCCGGTCCCCGATGCCCCGTTGGATAACGAcacgcccgagctcgccgcggcgcgcgaggcggcggcggcggcagcgccagaCCTGCCAGCCATGCTGAGTGCCATCCGCGCGCGATACCGCCTCCTCTGCACCTCGCTCGGCACGCGGCCCCGCCTCGTCacggcggccaaggacggcacggacggcgcgggggagggggcgggcgTGGTCGAGGGGATCGAGGGGCCGATGAAGGGTGTTGATACGCGCCAGTTGCGGTTCTAa
- the Chmp5 gene encoding Charged multivesicular body protein 5 translates to MNRIFGSNKAKPKPNLTDAIASTDTRMGNIEVKIKKLDNELATYKAQMAKLRDGPGKSAVQQRALRTLKQKRMYESQLNQLQQQTFNMEQAAMTTENLKNTMATVDAMRIANKEMKRQYKGIDIDKIESIHYDMEDLIEQANEIQESLGRSYGVPDEVDEEELQAELDALGLDDELVGENEAPSYLSESTALPDFVDAEPVEEAKEPTAEVAR, encoded by the exons atGAACAGG ataTTCGGCTCcaacaaggccaagcccaagcccaaccTCACAGACGCGATTGCGTCG ACCGACACGCGCATGGGCAACATCGAGGTCAAGATCAAGAAGCTGGACAACGAACTCGCGACGTACAAGGCGCAGAtggccaagctgcgcgacggGCCCGGCAAG TCCGCTgtccagcagcgcgcgctccgcaCGCTCAAGCAGAAGCGCATGTACGAGTCGCAGCTCAaccagctgcagcagcagacgTTTAATATGGAGCAGGCGGCGATGACTACGGAGAACTTGAAGAACACG ATGGCCACGGTCGACGCCATGCGCATCGCCAACAAGGAGATGAAGCGGCAGTACAAGGGCATCGACATCGACAAGATCGAGAGCATCCACTACGACATGGAGGACTTGATTGAGCAGGCGAACGAGATCCAGGAGAGCTTGGGGCGGAGCTATGGTGTGCCGGAtgaggtggacgaggaggagctgcaggctg AACTCGACGCCCTCGGACTCGATGACGAACTGGTCGGCGAGAACGAAGCGCCATCGTACCTCTCCGAGTCGACCGCGCTGcccgactttgtcgacgccgagccggtcgaggaggccaaggagccGACGGCGGAGGTGGCGAGGTAG